One window from the genome of Roseomonas haemaphysalidis encodes:
- a CDS encoding ATP-binding protein, with protein sequence MAASWALPGEATAGKNLLQLVQLRWIAVVGQVLTIGTVQLGFGIPLPLREMAAMLVTLVAINLLSMLRLRLRAAIGPTELFLGLLLDVAVLTVQLYLSGGATNPFVSLYLLQVTLAAILLEVRWAWAMVAITALCCLGLTLDYRPLVLPPPLHERLFQLHLMGMLACFVLDATLLVMFVTRISGNLRAHDADLAQMRQQAVEEDHIVRMGLLASGAAHELGTPLATVSVILGDWRRMPQLRAMPDLAQEMDEMQAAIQRCKAIVTGILLSAGEVRGEAPEVSSVHAFLDGAVEDWRASRTATGLVYENRFGDDLPIVADPALEQVLANILDNAQEVSPAHLRLRATRRDAELVLEVSDHGPGFAPDMLRELGRPYQSSKGRQGGGLGLFLVHNVVRKLGGSVAARNRPEGGAMVTVTLPLASLALDGEDRDGR encoded by the coding sequence ATGGCAGCTTCATGGGCCCTGCCGGGCGAGGCCACGGCCGGCAAGAACCTGCTGCAGCTGGTGCAGCTGCGCTGGATCGCGGTGGTGGGGCAGGTGCTGACCATCGGCACGGTGCAGCTCGGCTTCGGCATCCCGCTGCCGCTGCGCGAGATGGCGGCGATGCTGGTCACGCTGGTGGCCATCAACCTCCTGTCCATGCTGCGGCTGCGGCTGCGCGCCGCCATCGGCCCGACCGAACTGTTTCTGGGCCTGCTGCTCGACGTCGCGGTGCTGACGGTGCAGCTCTACCTCAGCGGCGGCGCGACCAACCCCTTTGTTTCGCTCTACCTGCTGCAGGTGACGCTGGCGGCCATTCTGCTGGAAGTGCGCTGGGCCTGGGCGATGGTGGCCATCACCGCGCTGTGCTGCCTGGGGCTGACGCTGGACTACCGCCCCCTGGTGCTGCCGCCGCCGCTGCACGAGCGGCTGTTCCAGCTGCACCTGATGGGCATGCTGGCCTGCTTTGTGCTGGATGCCACGCTGCTGGTGATGTTCGTCACCCGCATCAGCGGCAACCTGCGGGCCCATGATGCCGACCTGGCGCAGATGCGCCAGCAGGCGGTGGAGGAGGACCACATCGTCCGCATGGGTCTGCTGGCATCCGGCGCGGCGCATGAGCTGGGCACGCCGCTGGCCACCGTATCGGTGATCCTGGGCGACTGGCGGCGGATGCCGCAGCTGCGCGCCATGCCGGACCTGGCGCAGGAGATGGACGAGATGCAGGCCGCCATCCAGCGCTGCAAGGCGATCGTCACCGGCATCCTGCTGTCCGCCGGCGAGGTGCGGGGCGAGGCGCCGGAGGTGTCCAGCGTGCACGCCTTTCTGGATGGCGCGGTGGAGGACTGGCGTGCCAGCCGCACCGCCACGGGGCTGGTCTACGAGAACCGCTTCGGCGACGACCTGCCGATCGTCGCCGACCCGGCGCTGGAGCAGGTGCTGGCCAACATCCTGGACAATGCGCAGGAGGTTTCGCCGGCGCATCTGCGGCTGCGGGCCACGCGGCGCGACGCGGAGTTGGTTCTGGAAGTCAGCGACCATGGGCCGGGCTTCGCGCCCGACATGCTGCGCGAGCTCGGCAGGCCCTACCAGTCCAGCAAGGGGCGGCAGGGCGGCGGGCTGGGGCTGTTTCTGGTGCACAACGTGGTGCGCAAGCTGGGGGGGAGCGTCGCCGCGCGCAACCGGCCGGAAGGCGGGGCGATGGTCACCGTCACGCTGCCGCTGGCGTCGCTGGCGCTGGATGGGGAAGATCGCGATGGACGATGA
- a CDS encoding response regulator transcription factor: MDDERLLLVVEDDASFSRTLCRSFERRGYTVMAAAGLEEMQALIAERVPQYAVVDLKLAGASGLACVQALHAREPAMLIVVLTGFASIATAVEAIKLGACHYLAKPSNTDDIEAAFGHVAGEVDTPLTQRATSIKTLEWERIHQVLAETGFNISEAARRLGMHRRTLARKLDKQQVR, encoded by the coding sequence ATGGACGATGAGCGCCTGCTGCTGGTGGTCGAGGACGACGCCAGCTTTTCCCGCACCCTGTGCCGCTCCTTTGAGCGGCGCGGCTACACCGTCATGGCGGCGGCGGGGCTGGAGGAGATGCAGGCACTGATCGCGGAGCGGGTGCCGCAATACGCTGTGGTGGACCTGAAGCTGGCCGGTGCCTCCGGCCTCGCCTGCGTGCAGGCGCTGCACGCGCGCGAGCCCGCCATGCTGATCGTGGTGCTGACCGGCTTCGCGTCCATCGCCACGGCGGTGGAGGCGATCAAGCTCGGCGCCTGCCACTACCTCGCCAAGCCATCGAACACGGACGACATCGAGGCCGCCTTCGGCCATGTGGCGGGCGAGGTGGACACGCCGCTGACGCAGCGCGCCACCTCCATCAAGACCCTGGAATGGGAACGCATCCACCAGGTGCTGGCGGAAACCGGCTTCAACATCTCCGAGGCCGCGCGGCGGCTCGGCATGCACCGCCGCACCCTGGCCCGCAAGCTGGACAAGCAGCAGGTGCGCTAG
- a CDS encoding metallophosphoesterase — protein sequence MATFFTADTHFGHGGARGLYRRPFGSIGEMDAALERGWNAVVGPQDEVWHLGDFAIGPKPAAQAALLARLHGRKHLILGNNDSAATAALPGWHSTASYAELVVDSQPLVLCHYAFRSWRNMARGWINLHGHSHGRLAPMPRQFDVGVDPRGFRPVALAELLAATRLRAPRLRATASEPPHEDPAP from the coding sequence ATGGCCACCTTCTTCACCGCCGACACGCATTTCGGCCATGGCGGGGCGCGCGGCCTGTACCGGCGCCCGTTCGGCTCCATCGGCGAGATGGACGCGGCCCTGGAACGCGGCTGGAACGCCGTGGTGGGGCCGCAGGACGAGGTCTGGCACCTGGGCGACTTCGCCATCGGGCCCAAGCCCGCGGCGCAGGCGGCGCTGCTGGCCAGGCTGCACGGCCGCAAGCACCTGATCCTCGGCAACAACGACAGCGCGGCGACGGCGGCGTTGCCCGGCTGGCACAGCACCGCCAGCTATGCCGAGCTGGTGGTGGACAGCCAGCCGCTGGTGCTGTGCCATTACGCGTTCCGGTCCTGGCGCAACATGGCGCGCGGCTGGATCAACCTGCATGGCCACAGCCATGGCCGCCTTGCCCCCATGCCGCGCCAGTTCGACGTCGGTGTCGACCCGCGGGGCTTCCGGCCGGTGGCGCTGGCGGAGCTGCTGGCCGCCACCCGCTTGCGCGCGCCCCGGCTTCGCGCGACAGCTTCGGAGCCCCCGCACGAGGACCCCGCCCCATGA
- a CDS encoding DUF1028 domain-containing protein, with protein MTWSILTHDPETGAFGVAVATCAFAVGASCPYLRPGVGAVSTQSFTNRYLGPAVLDAMARGLPPDAAIEAALAGDSNRAYRQVHAIDRHGRAAAWTGASCVVWAGSLAAPGISVAGNMLAGPDVVARTLDSLLADAGSPLPERMMRAMDAGEAAGGDRRGRQSAAMKLISSEDFPDLDLRVDDHAAPLDELRRLVGIWRRERAPSLPTAPRRADPSGTVDRAATQAAWAARGLDLRFGDEPG; from the coding sequence ATGACCTGGTCGATCCTGACCCATGACCCCGAAACCGGCGCCTTTGGCGTCGCCGTCGCCACCTGCGCCTTCGCCGTCGGCGCGTCCTGCCCCTACCTGCGGCCGGGGGTGGGTGCGGTGTCCACCCAATCCTTCACCAACCGCTACCTTGGCCCTGCGGTGCTGGACGCCATGGCGCGCGGCCTGCCGCCGGACGCGGCGATCGAGGCGGCGCTGGCGGGCGATAGCAACCGCGCCTACCGGCAGGTGCATGCCATCGACCGGCATGGCCGCGCCGCCGCCTGGACCGGCGCTTCCTGCGTGGTCTGGGCGGGCAGCTTGGCGGCGCCCGGCATCAGCGTCGCCGGCAACATGCTGGCCGGGCCGGATGTGGTGGCGCGCACCCTGGACAGTTTGCTGGCCGATGCCGGATCGCCGCTGCCGGAGCGGATGATGCGCGCCATGGATGCCGGCGAAGCCGCCGGCGGCGACCGCCGCGGCCGTCAGTCAGCCGCCATGAAGCTGATTTCCAGCGAGGACTTCCCCGACCTCGACCTGCGGGTGGACGACCATGCCGCGCCGCTGGACGAGTTGCGCCGCCTGGTGGGCATCTGGCGGCGCGAGCGCGCGCCGTCGCTGCCTACGGCACCGCGCCGGGCCGACCCGTCCGGCACGGTGGACCGGGCGGCGACGCAGGCGGCCTGGGCGGCGCGGGGACTGGATCTGCGCTTCGGCGACGAACCCGGCTGA
- a CDS encoding amidase codes for MPHAPSSLAAARADLAAGRTTAVALAEAALARIADPAGEGSRTFVDVQAEQALASARAMDALRAAGRAPSPWAGIPISVKDLFDQEGVPTRAGSVALRNAPPAAATAPAVARLQRAGFVVLGRTNMVEFAYTGLGVNPHFGTPRSPWDRATGRLPGGSSSGAGVAVADGMGLAALGSDTGGSCRIPAALCGVVGYKPTAKRVPLDGVLPLSPSLDSIGPLANTAGCCAVLHGLMAGAEAAEPPAPGGLSGLRFGVPEGSYLFDGLDPVVAAAFERALARLAAAGAVVERFSMPELAEIPRANATGGLVAPEAFAWHGPLMERAGGEYDPRVIARIRRGAGMTAGEYVTLRSERARITAAAGTRTAPYDAVLCPTVALPPPPLAAVEDEAEYARINLLLLRNTAAFNFLDRCSISLPCHRPGEAPVGLMLSGAHDADAALLAAAVAVEKALADR; via the coding sequence ATGCCGCACGCCCCCTCCTCGCTCGCCGCCGCGCGGGCCGATCTCGCCGCCGGCCGCACCACGGCCGTGGCGCTGGCCGAGGCCGCGCTGGCCCGCATCGCCGATCCGGCCGGCGAGGGTTCGCGCACCTTTGTCGACGTGCAGGCCGAACAGGCACTGGCCAGCGCGCGGGCGATGGACGCGCTGCGCGCCGCCGGCCGCGCCCCTTCCCCCTGGGCCGGCATCCCGATCTCGGTGAAGGACCTGTTCGACCAGGAGGGGGTGCCCACCCGCGCCGGCTCCGTGGCGCTGCGGAACGCGCCGCCGGCGGCGGCCACCGCGCCCGCCGTGGCGCGGCTGCAGCGCGCCGGCTTCGTGGTGCTGGGGCGCACCAACATGGTGGAGTTCGCCTATACCGGCCTGGGCGTGAACCCGCATTTCGGCACCCCCCGCTCGCCCTGGGACCGTGCCACGGGGCGGCTGCCGGGCGGCTCCTCGTCCGGCGCGGGCGTGGCGGTGGCGGATGGCATGGGCCTGGCCGCGCTGGGCTCGGACACCGGTGGCTCCTGCCGCATCCCGGCCGCGCTGTGCGGCGTGGTGGGCTACAAGCCGACCGCAAAGCGCGTGCCGCTGGATGGCGTGCTGCCGCTGTCGCCCTCGCTCGACAGCATCGGGCCGCTGGCCAACACCGCCGGCTGCTGCGCCGTGCTGCACGGCTTGATGGCTGGCGCCGAGGCGGCCGAGCCGCCCGCCCCCGGGGGCCTGTCCGGGCTGCGCTTCGGCGTGCCGGAGGGCAGCTACCTGTTTGACGGGCTGGACCCCGTGGTGGCGGCGGCCTTTGAGCGCGCGCTGGCGCGCCTCGCGGCCGCGGGCGCCGTGGTGGAGCGCTTCAGCATGCCGGAGCTGGCCGAGATCCCGCGCGCCAACGCCACGGGCGGCCTGGTGGCGCCAGAGGCCTTCGCCTGGCACGGGCCGCTGATGGAGCGCGCGGGCGGGGAATACGACCCGCGCGTGATCGCCCGCATCCGCCGCGGCGCCGGCATGACGGCGGGCGAATACGTGACGCTGCGGAGCGAGCGTGCCCGCATCACGGCCGCCGCCGGGACGCGCACCGCGCCTTATGACGCCGTGCTGTGCCCCACCGTGGCGCTGCCCCCGCCACCGCTGGCGGCGGTGGAGGACGAGGCGGAATACGCCCGCATCAACCTGCTGCTGCTGCGCAACACGGCGGCCTTCAACTTCCTGGACCGCTGTTCCATCAGCCTGCCCTGCCACCGCCCGGGCGAGGCGCCGGTGGGACTGATGCTGAGCGGCGCGCATGACGCGGACGCCGCGTTGCTGGCCGCCGCCGTGGCGGTGGAAAAGGCGCTGGCCGACCGTTGA
- a CDS encoding NAD-dependent epimerase/dehydratase family protein: MTAASKPVLLTGASGNLGRVLARELGAMGHRLRLTDLTAFPDELPAGAEFTRADLNDGPTILRLAEGCGAILHFGGASTDQPFETVIGPNIRGLYHVYEAARREGARVLFASSNHSIGFHERPAGNAARLDADCAFRPDSFYGLSKAYGELMGRMYWDKHGVENLNVRIGSSFPEPIDARMLATWLSFGDLSRLCDRFIGAERVGHAVVWGASDNPDTFWGEDHRDRIGWAPQDSAEAFRGKVGGLTSGNPVTERYQGGGYCAVGYSRDRPSPADAFALDDEA; this comes from the coding sequence ATGACCGCTGCTTCCAAGCCTGTTCTGCTGACCGGCGCTTCCGGCAATCTGGGCCGTGTGCTGGCGCGGGAACTGGGCGCCATGGGCCACCGGCTGCGGCTGACCGACCTGACGGCCTTTCCGGACGAGCTGCCGGCAGGCGCCGAGTTCACCCGCGCCGACCTGAACGACGGCCCCACCATCCTGCGGCTGGCGGAAGGCTGCGGTGCCATCCTGCACTTCGGCGGTGCCTCCACGGACCAGCCGTTCGAAACGGTGATCGGCCCCAACATCCGCGGTCTGTACCATGTGTACGAGGCGGCGCGGCGCGAAGGCGCGCGGGTGCTGTTCGCTTCCTCCAACCATTCCATCGGCTTCCACGAGCGCCCGGCCGGCAACGCGGCCAGGCTGGACGCCGACTGCGCCTTTCGGCCGGACAGCTTCTACGGCCTGTCCAAGGCCTATGGCGAACTGATGGGGCGCATGTACTGGGACAAACACGGGGTGGAGAACCTCAACGTCCGCATCGGCTCCTCCTTTCCTGAGCCGATCGACGCGCGGATGCTGGCCACCTGGCTGTCCTTTGGCGACCTGTCGCGGTTGTGCGACCGCTTTATCGGGGCGGAGCGCGTCGGCCACGCCGTGGTCTGGGGTGCCAGCGACAACCCGGACACCTTCTGGGGCGAGGACCACCGCGACCGCATCGGCTGGGCGCCGCAGGACAGCGCCGAGGCGTTCCGCGGCAAGGTGGGCGGGCTGACCTCCGGCAATCCCGTGACCGAGCGCTACCAGGGCGGTGGCTATTGCGCCGTCGGCTACAGCCGCGACCGGCCGAGCCCCGCCGACGCCTTCGCGCTGGATGACGAGGCATGA
- a CDS encoding aldose epimerase — translation MMPPDGLELRAGDWRAVLRPAHGAAFAALEHRHRAVLEPLDGRDPLRSSAGAFWMLPWTNRLDGGRFPVGGTDYRLPINRPDEGNALHGLGREAPWTVELAGADHAVLLQRLQHSPFDYAARLELRLADDALRMRLRLENTGGAPCPMGFGWHPWFARPPGCSLRFAAAARMVKGERELPVAAEPSSGLDSAVAELMGLDGHFAGWDGVAVLHRPDLTVTLRASGAWARNLQVFVPDDHREVVCMEPVSHVPNVINTPALASYGAMQVLAPGEAMEGSLELLVR, via the coding sequence ATGATGCCACCGGACGGGCTGGAACTGCGGGCCGGCGACTGGCGCGCCGTGCTGCGCCCCGCGCACGGCGCCGCCTTTGCCGCGCTGGAACACCGCCACCGCGCGGTGCTGGAGCCGCTGGATGGCCGCGACCCCCTGCGCAGCAGCGCCGGCGCCTTCTGGATGCTGCCCTGGACCAACCGCCTGGACGGTGGCCGCTTTCCCGTTGGCGGCACGGACTACCGCCTGCCCATCAACCGCCCTGACGAGGGCAACGCCCTGCACGGCCTGGGCCGCGAGGCGCCCTGGACGGTCGAGCTCGCCGGCGCCGACCACGCGGTGCTGCTGCAGCGGCTGCAACACAGCCCCTTCGACTATGCCGCCCGGCTGGAGCTGCGCCTGGCCGACGACGCACTGCGCATGCGGCTGCGGCTGGAAAACACCGGCGGCGCGCCGTGCCCGATGGGCTTCGGCTGGCACCCCTGGTTCGCCCGCCCACCTGGCTGCAGCCTGCGCTTCGCAGCCGCCGCGCGCATGGTGAAGGGCGAGCGCGAATTGCCGGTGGCCGCCGAGCCGAGTAGCGGCCTGGACTCCGCGGTGGCCGAGCTGATGGGGCTGGACGGGCATTTCGCGGGATGGGACGGCGTGGCGGTGCTGCACCGGCCGGACCTGACGGTGACGCTGCGGGCCAGCGGCGCCTGGGCGCGCAACCTGCAGGTCTTCGTGCCGGACGACCACCGCGAGGTGGTGTGCATGGAACCGGTGAGCCACGTGCCCAACGTCATCAACACGCCGGCGCTGGCTTCCTATGGCGCCATGCAGGTGCTGGCGCCGGGCGAGGCGATGGAAGGCAGCCTGGAACTGCTGGTGCGGTAG
- a CDS encoding FAD-dependent oxidoreductase: MPNALVLGAGIMGLCTAWGLTRAGWSVTVLEQDAVPNPRGSSVDAHRLIRHAYGAEAGYQRMVDAGFAAWDLLWAELGESHFVPTGVLALASAAGGWLADSRATLRAAGHAVEDLPPAAIPARFPMLRDAGVVDALATRPGGVLLARPVVAALARHLAARGVRFEQGRAARVDPARAALVLDGGGTRQADWLVLAAGPWAPRLLPELRGEVVASRQIVVDLEPPAAHRAAWAAAPMLLDLSPDGGFYAVPPVAGTALKIGDHRFSRRGDAEQDSRAATPAEAEAILALARPRLADAAGYRVLGARACYYDVEEAERFVVRPLGDRAIVMSGFSGHGFKFGAVLGLAVAAAAGDAALAAALPRWAAGQAPPPPGMLPDCCRAAMPA; this comes from the coding sequence ATGCCGAACGCGCTTGTCCTCGGGGCCGGGATCATGGGCCTTTGCACCGCCTGGGGGCTGACCCGTGCCGGATGGTCCGTCACCGTCCTGGAGCAGGACGCGGTGCCCAACCCGCGCGGCTCCAGCGTCGATGCGCACCGGCTGATCCGCCATGCCTACGGCGCCGAGGCCGGCTACCAGCGCATGGTGGATGCCGGCTTCGCCGCCTGGGACCTGTTGTGGGCGGAGCTGGGCGAAAGCCATTTCGTGCCGACCGGCGTGCTGGCCCTGGCCTCGGCCGCCGGCGGCTGGCTGGCCGACAGCCGCGCCACGCTGCGCGCCGCCGGCCACGCGGTGGAGGACCTGCCCCCCGCCGCCATCCCCGCCCGCTTTCCCATGCTGCGCGATGCCGGCGTCGTGGATGCCCTGGCCACGCGCCCCGGCGGCGTGCTGCTGGCCCGGCCGGTCGTCGCCGCGCTGGCCCGCCATCTCGCCGCGCGCGGCGTGCGGTTCGAGCAGGGGCGCGCCGCCCGGGTGGACCCCGCGCGCGCCGCGCTGGTGCTGGACGGTGGCGGCACGCGGCAGGCGGATTGGCTGGTGCTGGCCGCCGGCCCCTGGGCGCCGCGCCTGTTGCCGGAACTGCGGGGCGAGGTGGTGGCGTCCCGCCAGATCGTCGTGGACCTGGAGCCGCCGGCGGCGCACCGCGCCGCCTGGGCAGCCGCCCCCATGCTTCTGGACCTGTCGCCCGATGGCGGCTTCTACGCGGTGCCGCCGGTGGCGGGCACGGCGCTGAAGATCGGCGACCACCGCTTTTCCCGCCGGGGCGACGCGGAACAGGACAGCCGCGCCGCCACGCCCGCCGAGGCCGAGGCGATCCTGGCCCTGGCGCGCCCGCGCCTGGCCGATGCCGCGGGCTACCGCGTGCTGGGCGCCCGCGCCTGCTACTACGACGTGGAGGAGGCCGAGCGCTTCGTGGTCCGCCCGCTGGGCGACCGGGCCATCGTGATGAGCGGCTTTTCCGGCCATGGCTTCAAGTTCGGCGCCGTGCTGGGGCTGGCGGTGGCCGCGGCGGCGGGTGATGCCGCGCTGGCCGCCGCGCTGCCGCGCTGGGCGGCCGGGCAGGCCCCGCCGCCGCCGGGCATGCTGCCGGACTGCTGCCGCGCCGCCATGCCGGCATGA
- the fabI gene encoding enoyl-ACP reductase FabI produces the protein MEAASQTNTPGPATGTLMAGKRGLIMGVANDRSIAWGIARAVAAQGAEVAFTYQGEALEKRVRPLAESLGSDIVLPCDVTDESSIDAVFETLEQRWGKLDFLVHAIGFADKQFLRGRYMDTPREAFLQALDISCYSFVSVSRRAAALMSEGGSLLTLTYLGAERVTPHYNVMGVAKAALEASVRYMAVDVGARGIRVNAISAGPIKTLAASGIGDFRYILKWNQYNAPLKRNTTIEDVGGAGVYLLSDLGAGVTGEVHHVDSGYHVVGMKAEDAPDIVVGRD, from the coding sequence ATGGAAGCTGCCTCGCAAACGAACACCCCCGGGCCCGCCACCGGCACGCTGATGGCGGGCAAGCGCGGGTTGATCATGGGCGTCGCCAACGACCGCTCCATCGCCTGGGGCATCGCCCGCGCCGTGGCCGCCCAGGGGGCGGAGGTGGCCTTCACCTACCAGGGCGAAGCGCTGGAGAAGCGCGTGCGCCCGCTGGCGGAAAGCCTGGGCAGCGACATCGTGCTACCCTGCGACGTGACGGACGAGAGCAGTATCGACGCGGTGTTCGAGACGCTGGAACAGCGCTGGGGCAAGCTGGACTTCCTGGTCCACGCCATCGGCTTCGCCGACAAGCAGTTCCTGCGCGGCCGCTACATGGATACCCCGCGCGAGGCCTTTCTGCAGGCGCTCGACATCTCCTGCTATTCCTTCGTATCCGTGTCCCGCCGCGCCGCGGCGCTGATGAGCGAGGGCGGCAGCCTGCTGACGCTGACCTATCTGGGCGCCGAACGTGTCACGCCGCATTATAACGTGATGGGCGTGGCCAAGGCGGCGCTGGAAGCCAGCGTGCGCTACATGGCGGTGGACGTGGGCGCGCGCGGCATCCGGGTGAATGCCATCTCCGCCGGGCCGATCAAGACGCTGGCGGCCAGCGGCATCGGCGACTTCCGCTACATCCTGAAGTGGAACCAGTACAACGCGCCGCTGAAGCGCAACACGACCATCGAGGATGTCGGCGGCGCTGGCGTCTATCTGTTGTCCGACCTCGGCGCCGGCGTGACCGGCGAGGTGCACCATGTGGACAGCGGCTACCACGTGGTCGGCATGAAGGCCGAGGACGCGCCGGATATCGTTGTCGGCCGCGACTGA
- the pdxH gene encoding pyridoxamine 5'-phosphate oxidase — translation MTEPTPDTEPFALFSAWLAEAEQSEPNDPNAMCLATSTPDGFPTARMVLLKGLDPRGFVFFTNHNSRKGGQLLANPRASLNFHWKSLRRAVRVEGLVEQVSAAESDEYYATRPRRSRIGAWASDQSHHLGSRAELEQAVADTEARFPGEDVPRPPHWGGFRVLPSRIEFWRDMPFRLHDRRVFHAAAGGGWTSETLYP, via the coding sequence ATGACCGAACCCACCCCCGATACCGAGCCCTTCGCGCTCTTCTCCGCCTGGCTGGCGGAGGCCGAGCAGTCCGAGCCGAACGACCCCAACGCCATGTGCCTGGCGACCAGCACGCCGGACGGCTTCCCCACCGCGCGCATGGTGCTGCTGAAGGGGCTGGACCCCCGCGGCTTCGTGTTCTTCACCAACCACAACAGCCGCAAGGGCGGGCAACTGCTGGCCAACCCCCGCGCCAGCCTGAACTTCCACTGGAAGTCGCTGCGCCGCGCCGTGCGGGTGGAAGGCTTGGTGGAACAGGTCTCGGCCGCTGAGTCGGACGAGTACTACGCGACGCGCCCGCGCCGCTCGCGCATCGGGGCCTGGGCTTCCGACCAGTCGCACCACCTCGGCTCCCGCGCCGAGCTGGAACAGGCGGTGGCCGATACCGAGGCCCGCTTTCCGGGCGAGGATGTGCCCCGCCCGCCGCACTGGGGCGGGTTCCGCGTGCTGCCGTCGCGCATCGAGTTCTGGCGGGACATGCCGTTCCGGCTGCACGATCGGCGGGTGTTCCACGCGGCGGCGGGCGGGGGCTGGACGTCCGAAACCTTGTATCCCTGA
- a CDS encoding ABC transporter substrate-binding protein, producing MLSRRSLLLASSAAALAPAALATSAARAQTPPGVLVFAKQIDDIISLDPHEMFEYTATEIAGNVYQKLVTTPNSSPSEIRGELAEKWTASDDNKTFTFTLKDGPKFASGKPVTAEDVAFSLSRAVILNKPPAFIVNQFGFTKDNVAERIRATDPRTVVLTTGEPTAPSFLLYCLSAAVGSVVEKAAVMANAKGDDLGNAWLKQNSAGSGHYAVRSWRASDSVMLDANPHASEPPKVKRIIMRHVADPSAQLLGLQKGDFDIARNLVADQIATLSKDTSYEVQSARKASLLYLSLNQKNPNLAKPEVRQAIKMAIDYAGIQKNIVPTTFNVHQAMVPAGLPGALTDTPFQKDVAAAKAALAKAGVPDGFELSFDYTSAAPYSDIAQAIQSNLAEVGIRLKMLPGEQRAVITKTRARTHDIAMVRWGSDYFDPNSNAEAFSINTDNGDEARNKTLAWRASWLIPELSAKTVEALKQTDAGTRAQMYQDIQKEHQQVSPFVIMLQEIEVSVSRPGVRGFDMGPMNDRHSYVNISKG from the coding sequence ATGTTGTCTCGCCGTTCGCTGCTGCTCGCGTCCAGCGCCGCTGCCCTGGCCCCGGCCGCCCTGGCCACCTCCGCCGCGCGCGCGCAGACGCCGCCGGGCGTGCTGGTCTTCGCCAAGCAGATCGACGACATCATCTCGCTCGATCCGCATGAGATGTTCGAGTACACGGCCACCGAGATCGCCGGCAACGTGTACCAGAAGCTGGTGACCACCCCGAACAGCAGCCCGTCCGAGATCCGCGGCGAGCTGGCGGAGAAGTGGACCGCCTCCGACGACAACAAGACCTTCACCTTCACCTTGAAGGACGGGCCGAAATTCGCCTCCGGCAAGCCGGTGACGGCCGAGGACGTGGCCTTCTCGCTGTCCCGCGCCGTGATCCTGAACAAGCCGCCGGCCTTTATCGTCAACCAGTTCGGCTTCACCAAGGACAACGTGGCCGAGCGCATCCGCGCCACCGACCCGCGCACGGTGGTGCTGACCACCGGCGAGCCGACGGCGCCCTCCTTCCTGCTGTACTGCCTGTCCGCCGCCGTCGGCTCGGTGGTGGAAAAGGCGGCGGTGATGGCCAATGCCAAGGGCGACGACCTGGGCAATGCCTGGCTGAAGCAGAATTCGGCGGGCTCGGGCCACTACGCCGTGCGCTCCTGGCGCGCCAGCGACAGCGTGATGCTGGACGCCAACCCGCATGCCAGCGAGCCCCCCAAGGTCAAGCGCATCATCATGCGCCACGTGGCCGACCCCTCGGCGCAGTTGCTCGGCCTGCAGAAGGGCGATTTCGACATCGCCCGCAACCTGGTGGCCGACCAGATCGCGACGCTGAGCAAGGACACCTCCTACGAGGTGCAGTCCGCCCGCAAGGCCAGCCTGCTGTACCTGTCGCTCAACCAGAAGAACCCCAACCTCGCCAAGCCCGAGGTGCGGCAGGCCATCAAGATGGCGATCGACTACGCCGGCATCCAGAAGAACATCGTGCCGACCACCTTCAACGTGCACCAGGCGATGGTGCCGGCCGGCCTGCCCGGCGCGCTGACCGACACGCCCTTCCAGAAGGACGTCGCCGCCGCCAAGGCCGCGCTGGCCAAGGCCGGCGTGCCGGACGGCTTCGAGCTGTCGTTCGACTACACCTCGGCCGCGCCGTATTCGGACATCGCCCAGGCCATCCAGTCCAACCTCGCCGAGGTCGGCATCCGCCTGAAGATGCTGCCGGGCGAGCAGCGCGCGGTGATCACCAAGACCCGCGCCCGCACGCATGACATCGCCATGGTGCGCTGGGGCTCGGACTACTTCGACCCCAACAGCAACGCCGAGGCTTTCTCCATCAACACCGACAACGGCGACGAGGCGCGCAACAAGACGCTCGCCTGGCGCGCCTCCTGGCTGATTCCGGAGCTGTCGGCCAAGACGGTGGAAGCCCTCAAGCAAACCGACGCCGGCACCCGCGCGCAGATGTACCAGGACATCCAGAAGGAGCACCAGCAGGTGTCGCCCTTCGTCATCATGCTGCAGGAGATCGAGGTTTCGGTGTCCCGCCCCGGCGTGCGCGGCTTCGACATGGGGCCGATGAACGACCGCCATTCCTACGTCAACATTTCCAAGGGCTGA